A genomic region of Arachis hypogaea cultivar Tifrunner chromosome 5, arahy.Tifrunner.gnm2.J5K5, whole genome shotgun sequence contains the following coding sequences:
- the LOC112802086 gene encoding NADP-dependent malic enzyme: MESTLKALREGESVLDLSPRSTVSGGVEDVYGEDRATEDQLVTPWSFSVASGYTLLRDPQYNKGLAFTEKERDAHYLRGLLPPTVVSQQLQEKQLMNNIRQYQVPLQKYMAMMELQETNERLFYKLLVDNVEELLPIVYTPTVGEACQKYGSIFKRPQGLYISLKEKGKILEVLKNWPERSIQVIVVTDGERILGLGDLGCQGMGIPVGKLALYTALGGLRPSACLPITIDVGTNNENLLNDECYIGLRQKRATGQEYSELLSEFMAAVKQNYGEKVLVQFEDFANHNAFELLAKYGTSHLVFNDDIQGTASVVLAGVVAALKLIGGTLADHTFLFLGAGEAGTGIAELIALEMSKQTKKPIEETRKKIWLVDSKGLIVGSRQNSLQHFKKPWAHDHEPVGTLLEAVKVIKPTVLIGSSGVGKTFTKEVIEAVSSINEKPLVMALSNPTSQSECTAEEAYQWSEGRAIFASGSPFDPFEYKGKVYYSGQANNAYIFPGFGLGLVISGAIRVHDDMLLAASEALAKLVAEEDYKKGLIYPPFSNIRTISANIAANVAAKAYELGLATRLPRPENLVKYAESCMYTPTYRNYR; encoded by the exons ATGGAGAGTACACTGAAGGCCTTGAGAGAGGGTGAGTCAGTGCTTGATCTCAGCCCAAGATCCACCGTTAGCGGCGGCGTTGAGGATGTCTATGGCGAGGATCGTGCCACCGAGGACCAGCTTGTCACCCCATGGTCTTTCTCAGTAGCCAG TGGATACACTTTGCTGAGGGATCCACAATACAACAAAGGACTTGCTTTCACTGAGAAAGAGAGGGATGCACATTATCTCCGTGGACTCTTACCTCCGACAGTTGTCTCCCAGCAACTTCAG GAGAAACAGCTGATGAACAACATCAGACAATATCAGGTTCCTTTGCAAAAATACATGGCTATGATGGAACTTCAG GAAACAAATGAAAGGCTGTTTTACAAGCTTCTTGTTGACAATGTAGAGGAACTGCTCCCAATTGTGTATACTCCGACCGTCGGCGAGGCTTGCCAGAAATATGGGAGCATCTTCAAGCGTCCTCAGGGTCTTTACATAAGTTTGAAAGAGAA GGGCAAGATCCTTGAGGTACTGAAAAATTGGCCTGAGAGGAGTATTCAAGTTATTGTTGTCACAGATGGCGAGCGAATTTTAGGACTCGGAGACCTTGGATGTCAG GGAATGGGAATTCCTGTTGGAAAATTGGCTTTGTACACAGCACTAGGAGGCCTTCGTCCATCAGCA TGTTTGCCTATTACAATTGATGTTGGGACAAACAATGAGAATTTGCTGAACGACGAGTGTTACATCGGACTTCGACAGAAAAGAGCAACTGGGCAG gaatattCTGAACTTCTGAGTGAGTTCATGGCTGCTGTAAAGCAAAACTATGGCGAAAAAGTTCTTGTACAG TTTGAAGATTTTGCAAATCACAATGCTTTCGAGTTGCTTGCGAAATACGGCACATCTCATCTAGTCTTCAATGATGATATTCAG GGGACTGCATCTGTTGTTCTTGCCGGGGTCGTGGCAGCATTGAAGCTGATTGGTGGAACTTTGGCCGACCACACTTTCCTGTTCCTCGGTGCCGGCGAG GCAGGAACTGGAATAGCAGAACTTATAGCTCTTGAGATGTCAAAGCag ACAAAGAAACCGATAGAGGAAACTCGCAAGAAGATATGGCTTGTAGACTCAAAG gGATTAATTGTTGGTTCAAGACAGAACTCGCTTCAACACTTCAAGAAGCCTTGGGCTCATGATCATGAGCCAGTTGGAACTCTCTTAGAAGCTGTTAAG GTAATCAAGCCTACAGTTTTGATTGGATCATCAGGAGTTGGAAAAACATTCACAAAGGAAGTAATTGAAGCTGTGTCTTCAATCAATGAA AAACCTCTTGTTATGGCCCTCTCCAATCCAACTTCACAATCCGAGTGCACAGCCGAAGAGGCTTACCAATGGAGTGAG GGCCGTGCGATTTTTGCTAGTGGGAGTCCATTTGATCCTTTTGAGTACAAAGGAAAAGTTTACTACTCCGGCCAG GCCAACAATGCTTACATCTTCCCTGGCTTTGGTTTGGGGTTGGTGATCTCCGGAGCGATCCGAGTACATGATGATATGCTTCTGGCAGCAT CGGAAGCGTTGGCTAAACTGGTGGCAGAGGAGGACTACAAGAAGGGTTTGATTTACCCGCCATTTTCTAACATAAGAACAATTTCGGCTAATATAGCTGCAAATGTTGCTGCCAAGGCATATGAACTAG GGTTGGCAACACGCCTTCCTCGTCCTGAGAATCTTGTGAAGTATGCAGAGAGCTGCATGTATACCCCAACATACCGCAACTACAGGTGA
- the LOC112802085 gene encoding kihadalactone A synthase LFS isoform X4, with the protein MRSIGGDYKEGYYIGVEVAEDDPKSHKPFYGPNRWPSSGILPKWRETMEKYHEQALEVGKKVARIIALALGLDANFFDQPKMLGEPIAVLRLLHYEGRISDPTKGLFGAGAHTDYGLITLLATDEISGLQICKDRDAKPQKWEDVPPMKGAFIVNIGDMLERWSNCVFKSTLHRVLGNGKERYSIPFFLEPSHECLVKCLPTCKSATNPSKFPPILCQDYLSQRYNDTHANLTIYKKQQNLQY; encoded by the exons ATGAGAAGCATAGGGG GAGATTACAAAGAGGGATATTATATTGGAGTTGAAGTAGCTGAAGATGATCCAAAATCACATAAACCTTTCTATGGACCAAATCGATGGCCTTCGTCAG GTATTCTGCCTAAATGGAGGGAGACTATGGAAAAATACCATGAACAAGCATT AGAAGTGGGAAAAAAAGTTGCAAGGATAATTGCCCTTGCTCTTGGTTTGGATGCCAATTTCTTTGATCAGCCGAAAATGCTCGGAGAGCCAATTGCAGTTCTGCGTTTGCTGCACTATGAAG GTAGAATATCAGATCCCACAAAAGGATTATTTGGAGCTGGAGCTCATACTGATTATGGGTTAATTACACTATTGGCGACGGATGAGATCTCAGGTCTTCAA ATATGTAAAGATAGGGATGCTAAGCCTCAGAAATGGGAGGATGTGCCGCCAATGAAGGG AGCATTCATAGTGAATATCGGTGACATGCTGGAGCGCTGGAGCAACTGTGTTTTCAA GTCTACACTGCACAGAGTTCTGGGAAACGGTAAAGAGAGATATTCT ATTCCATTCTTTTTGGAGCCTAGTCATGAATGTCTAGTGAAATGCTTGCCAACATGCAAATCCGCCACAAATCCTTCCAA GTTTCCTCCTATCCTATGCCAGGACTACCTGAGCCAACGATACAACGATACTCACGCCAATCTTACTATTTACAAGAAACAGCAAAATCTTCAATACTAA
- the LOC112802085 gene encoding kihadalactone A synthase LFS isoform X2: MVNADSLTSSLNCVDLSNPDINQSVNSLKQACLDSGFFYVVNHGISQEFMDEVFAESKKFFSLPHKEKMKLLRNEKHRGYTPVLDELLDPENQVHGDYKEGYYIGVEVAEDDPKSHKPFYGPNRWPSSGILPKWRETMEKYHEQALEVGKKVARIIALALGLDANFFDQPKMLGEPIAVLRLLHYEGRISDPTKGLFGAGAHTDYGLITLLATDEISGLQICKDRDAKPQKWEDVPPMKGAFIVNIGDMLERWSNCVFKSTLHRVLGNGKERYSIPFFLEPSHECLVKCLPTCKSATNPSKFPPILCQDYLSQRYNDTHANLTIYKKQQNLQY, from the exons ATGGTTAACGCAGATTCTCTCACCTCTTCCCTCAATTGTGTCGACCTCTCCAACCCTGACATAAACCAATCCGTTAATTCGCTCAAACAG GCATGCTTGGATTCTGGTTTCTTCTACGTTGTGAATCATGGAATAAGCCAGGAATTCATGGACGAGGTTTTTGCAGAGAGCAAGAAATTCTTCTCTCTTCCACATAAGGAGAAGATGAAGCTCCTCAGGAATGAGAAGCATAGGGGGTATACTCCTGTTCTTGATGAACTACTTGATCCTGAAAACCAAGTTCAtg GAGATTACAAAGAGGGATATTATATTGGAGTTGAAGTAGCTGAAGATGATCCAAAATCACATAAACCTTTCTATGGACCAAATCGATGGCCTTCGTCAG GTATTCTGCCTAAATGGAGGGAGACTATGGAAAAATACCATGAACAAGCATT AGAAGTGGGAAAAAAAGTTGCAAGGATAATTGCCCTTGCTCTTGGTTTGGATGCCAATTTCTTTGATCAGCCGAAAATGCTCGGAGAGCCAATTGCAGTTCTGCGTTTGCTGCACTATGAAG GTAGAATATCAGATCCCACAAAAGGATTATTTGGAGCTGGAGCTCATACTGATTATGGGTTAATTACACTATTGGCGACGGATGAGATCTCAGGTCTTCAA ATATGTAAAGATAGGGATGCTAAGCCTCAGAAATGGGAGGATGTGCCGCCAATGAAGGG AGCATTCATAGTGAATATCGGTGACATGCTGGAGCGCTGGAGCAACTGTGTTTTCAA GTCTACACTGCACAGAGTTCTGGGAAACGGTAAAGAGAGATATTCT ATTCCATTCTTTTTGGAGCCTAGTCATGAATGTCTAGTGAAATGCTTGCCAACATGCAAATCCGCCACAAATCCTTCCAA GTTTCCTCCTATCCTATGCCAGGACTACCTGAGCCAACGATACAACGATACTCACGCCAATCTTACTATTTACAAGAAACAGCAAAATCTTCAATACTAA
- the LOC112802085 gene encoding kihadalactone A synthase LFS isoform X3, with the protein MRSIGVGDYKEGYYIGVEVAEDDPKSHKPFYGPNRWPSSGILPKWRETMEKYHEQALEVGKKVARIIALALGLDANFFDQPKMLGEPIAVLRLLHYEGRISDPTKGLFGAGAHTDYGLITLLATDEISGLQICKDRDAKPQKWEDVPPMKGAFIVNIGDMLERWSNCVFKSTLHRVLGNGKERYSIPFFLEPSHECLVKCLPTCKSATNPSKFPPILCQDYLSQRYNDTHANLTIYKKQQNLQY; encoded by the exons ATGAGAAGCATAGGGG TAGGAGATTACAAAGAGGGATATTATATTGGAGTTGAAGTAGCTGAAGATGATCCAAAATCACATAAACCTTTCTATGGACCAAATCGATGGCCTTCGTCAG GTATTCTGCCTAAATGGAGGGAGACTATGGAAAAATACCATGAACAAGCATT AGAAGTGGGAAAAAAAGTTGCAAGGATAATTGCCCTTGCTCTTGGTTTGGATGCCAATTTCTTTGATCAGCCGAAAATGCTCGGAGAGCCAATTGCAGTTCTGCGTTTGCTGCACTATGAAG GTAGAATATCAGATCCCACAAAAGGATTATTTGGAGCTGGAGCTCATACTGATTATGGGTTAATTACACTATTGGCGACGGATGAGATCTCAGGTCTTCAA ATATGTAAAGATAGGGATGCTAAGCCTCAGAAATGGGAGGATGTGCCGCCAATGAAGGG AGCATTCATAGTGAATATCGGTGACATGCTGGAGCGCTGGAGCAACTGTGTTTTCAA GTCTACACTGCACAGAGTTCTGGGAAACGGTAAAGAGAGATATTCT ATTCCATTCTTTTTGGAGCCTAGTCATGAATGTCTAGTGAAATGCTTGCCAACATGCAAATCCGCCACAAATCCTTCCAA GTTTCCTCCTATCCTATGCCAGGACTACCTGAGCCAACGATACAACGATACTCACGCCAATCTTACTATTTACAAGAAACAGCAAAATCTTCAATACTAA
- the LOC112802085 gene encoding kihadalactone A synthase LFS isoform X1: protein MVNADSLTSSLNCVDLSNPDINQSVNSLKQACLDSGFFYVVNHGISQEFMDEVFAESKKFFSLPHKEKMKLLRNEKHRGYTPVLDELLDPENQVHVGDYKEGYYIGVEVAEDDPKSHKPFYGPNRWPSSGILPKWRETMEKYHEQALEVGKKVARIIALALGLDANFFDQPKMLGEPIAVLRLLHYEGRISDPTKGLFGAGAHTDYGLITLLATDEISGLQICKDRDAKPQKWEDVPPMKGAFIVNIGDMLERWSNCVFKSTLHRVLGNGKERYSIPFFLEPSHECLVKCLPTCKSATNPSKFPPILCQDYLSQRYNDTHANLTIYKKQQNLQY, encoded by the exons ATGGTTAACGCAGATTCTCTCACCTCTTCCCTCAATTGTGTCGACCTCTCCAACCCTGACATAAACCAATCCGTTAATTCGCTCAAACAG GCATGCTTGGATTCTGGTTTCTTCTACGTTGTGAATCATGGAATAAGCCAGGAATTCATGGACGAGGTTTTTGCAGAGAGCAAGAAATTCTTCTCTCTTCCACATAAGGAGAAGATGAAGCTCCTCAGGAATGAGAAGCATAGGGGGTATACTCCTGTTCTTGATGAACTACTTGATCCTGAAAACCAAGTTCAtg TAGGAGATTACAAAGAGGGATATTATATTGGAGTTGAAGTAGCTGAAGATGATCCAAAATCACATAAACCTTTCTATGGACCAAATCGATGGCCTTCGTCAG GTATTCTGCCTAAATGGAGGGAGACTATGGAAAAATACCATGAACAAGCATT AGAAGTGGGAAAAAAAGTTGCAAGGATAATTGCCCTTGCTCTTGGTTTGGATGCCAATTTCTTTGATCAGCCGAAAATGCTCGGAGAGCCAATTGCAGTTCTGCGTTTGCTGCACTATGAAG GTAGAATATCAGATCCCACAAAAGGATTATTTGGAGCTGGAGCTCATACTGATTATGGGTTAATTACACTATTGGCGACGGATGAGATCTCAGGTCTTCAA ATATGTAAAGATAGGGATGCTAAGCCTCAGAAATGGGAGGATGTGCCGCCAATGAAGGG AGCATTCATAGTGAATATCGGTGACATGCTGGAGCGCTGGAGCAACTGTGTTTTCAA GTCTACACTGCACAGAGTTCTGGGAAACGGTAAAGAGAGATATTCT ATTCCATTCTTTTTGGAGCCTAGTCATGAATGTCTAGTGAAATGCTTGCCAACATGCAAATCCGCCACAAATCCTTCCAA GTTTCCTCCTATCCTATGCCAGGACTACCTGAGCCAACGATACAACGATACTCACGCCAATCTTACTATTTACAAGAAACAGCAAAATCTTCAATACTAA